In Gracilinanus agilis isolate LMUSP501 chromosome 1, AgileGrace, whole genome shotgun sequence, the sequence GCTTGAAGTAACAAATCATAAATGTTATTGATAAAAGGATTGATGTTTTTACATATTTGACAAAGAAATATAGTATTAACACTGTTATGAAAATTTAGGACCATAATCTGAATTGTTACACAGACAGAAGGCCATCCCATTTTTGTAAAAGGTTGCTTAAATAGATGATTTAGCTTCCACTCAGGGTTAATGCAAATGTCATTACAGGTGAGAAACGATTAAAATGGTAAATTAAATActttgacaaaaaagaaaaactgtccTTTCTATTATCATTTCAACATACAAAGATGTTAGAGAAAGGcctaaagataaaatagaaaacaatttccatttgaactgattatatttaaataactttttagctattatgaaaaaaatgtacatGATAACCAATCAACCAGTTATTTTCCAGATTAAGCATTAGCCAACCATCATATATGCAATGTGATCATAAAGTAACCAGATACTAACTTGTTCTAAACAAACAGAAGTACttatatattcaaataattaCTGCTCCTAGCACTTCAAGTCATTAAGTGTTgagtacctattatatgccaaacAATATTCTAAGCCAAGGGCAGATCCAAGAGCCaagaatagtttttacattttaacatAGTTTTGTTGcactttaaaatacaaaaatcattcttagctGGGGGCAGTAAACAGTAGGCAACGGGCATTTATTTAGCCTGTGGACAGTAGTAAGGTGACTCCTGTTTTAGGTGCTACAAAGACAAGAAAGAACAATCCCTTTCCTTAAGTTTATATTCTGCTGGAGGGATATAACAAGTACAAAAATCAATAGGAATTACATACAATGTAAGGTACAATCCTTCAGGATGAGGAAGAGCATTTTTAGTGGTAGGACTAGGTAAGAGTCAGAAAATACCTCTCGTTGAAGGGAGAACACAAGCTGATTCCAAAAGTCAGAGCTGAGTAAGAGGATGGGTATTCTAGACATGGGGGTAAGATATAAAAGAGCAAATAACATTCCTTTGAAGTTTCAACAGGCTACATACCTATCCTAACCATATCAATTGCTCAAAAAAATAAGCACTTTAAAGGACTGACAGCTTGTTCTTCTGAATAACCTTAATCAAATCATATTCTTCAATCTTTGAGGGAGGATGTAAATTCTGGAAAGCGGCCAAAAGCATTCAAGCTCAAGTCTGAATAATACAGTGGGTGATCAGGCAAGACATTTTTGTACCCTCCATTTTCTTGAGTCACAAGCTGGCTCTGAAAGCAGTTCAAAAAAGGtttttcttagctttgtgaccctaggcaagtcacctaaccccaactgcctagcccttactgttctgccttggagccaatacatagtattgattccaagacagaagataagggtttaaaaaaaatttattttttttttataaaaggttTTCTAAGAAAGTTTTTAAcaatgaaaatataaaggaataaaaaccTCAAGGAGACATTTTTAGGACATTAATTCAGATGTTCAGATTCTGatatatttgctttaaaaaaggtAAGGACTTAGCAGTTTCCTTCAAATGACTAGCAAATTCACACACACAATACTGGGAATATGATTAACATGAGCTATTCTATAAAACTGCATAATATAGCAGAAAGAGTAaatgatttggaattaggaagttcAATTCATATTCTGCTATGCTACTCACTAGagatgtgaccttgaacaaatgaaatgacttgacctctctgggccttagttttttATCCTggctttttttctagttctaaatctattatcctttaATAATCACCTAggctaaaataagagaaattggTTTAATTTGTCGTAAGAAAGGTTAACATAAAAGAATTTTTACCTCTAAGGGTTAAAGAGTCAACTTCCCCAGAgatttttaatggagaaaacaaataatgataaTGAGTAATAAAGACTAAATGTTAAATGTAGTTCTGCTAAAGCAGAAAGTGAACTAACTGAACCCTcggcccttttttttttttttttaaaataaacccttgctttctgttttagaatcaatactgtgtattagttccacaACAGAaaggtggtaaaggctaggtaactggggttaagtgacttgcccaggtcacatagctcagaagtgttccaggccagatttgaacccaggccctcccatctctagaagccctttaattttaattgaacttttaaaaaatacatttatatcgTAGGGTCTTATTTACAGTTAGATGAAAGGATGAACATTTCTTGTTTACTTTGGGGTTGGGTACTTTAAAAGCTTTGTATTATTATCAAATAACAAGAATAGAGCAATaacaaattacaaaatataaaggtTGAAAGGTTAAATGAACTCTCCAGTCTTCTGAGGCAAATTTAGTCAAACTATGTTTTCACTAAAAGCAAAGAATCTTCAATCGCAAAGTTGTTCCAAAACCAAAAAATCACATTATCAGACTGTAATCACATTCTcatgtattttaattatttcagctGTGAATTGTTTAGTTATTTAACCATATAAAAATACACTGTAAATTTAAGGCTATACAGCCCTAATTCCAAAAAGATGTTCCAGCTCCTTATTTCATGTATCTTCCAAGCATTTtccacaaaatatttaaataggtaaaaaaaaaacaaacctccatACATAAAAAATACCCAAGAGCCTCTACATACTCTTAAAGAATTAGAGCTCTGATCTCCAAAATAACATCAGTATCTGTATTTGGTGGAATAGTCTTTTGGAGAGACCACGAGACCTCTACCTTTACGAGCACCTCTATATACTGTTTCTATTATGTCAATCATCTCTTGCTTGTCTTCCATTGCCCAGTTAATCTTGTTGTTGTTACCTGTACCCAAATCAATCATGATGTGCTTGTTccttcaaagagaaagaaaaagggagtcaACTcacatgttgtttttttttttttttttttttttttttttaaacccttaacttctgtgtattgacttacaggtggaaaagtggtaagggtaggcaatgggggtcaagtgacttgcccagggtcacacagctgggaagtgtctgaggccggatttgaaactaggacctcccgtctctaggcctggctctcaatccactgagctacccagctgcccctaactcacatggttttaaaggaaaatgaatgtcAAATATTCCACACAGACACCTCATCAAAGTCATGTTTTGCTATTACTTTTTCAAGTCTCATTACAAACAGAGATTCTTCCCTGCAGAAAGGTGCAATATCACTATAATCTTAAATAAGATAGCATTATCtgccatttctgtttttttctgcctATCTACATTTCTGCCATTTCTGGTTTTTTCTGTCTATCTACAAACTAAAAACTTTCTCTAGACATCTAttgctaagcctagagatgggaagtcctgggttcaaatttgacctcagatacttaccagctttgtgacccccAGCAATTACTTAACcaactgatgggcaaactttttaaagagggggccaaaagaaaggaaatgctcatctgtcagtctgtttctaaggcaactctttcaaagtttcattgtattgtatcctactcattgtattcgtcagattaggaataatgtcgcctggcccacaggccttagtttgcccatcactgacttaaccacaattgccaacccattaccacttttctgccttggaaccaatacaaagtattgattctaagataaaaggtaagtgGTAAGGACTAAATATGAATCAATAATGTGATTAGGCACCCAAATAGTGTCCAAGACTAGGAAGGtgctactgtgtgtgtgtgtgtgtgtgtgtgtgaacacatatatatataaaaaatcaaatttgatGTATTATATTTCATTCTGGGCATATTTTAAGAACAATAATGATATGCTGAAGAACATTCAAAAGGATAAGCAAGACGGTGAAGAGTCATAAGAGAATGTCCAGCTAAATAAACAGATAATATATAATCTGGAAGACTCAGAAGAGACATGGTACTTGAAGAGCTGTTAAGTAGGAAAAGGATTAGATACTTCCTGTTAACCTGAGAGGGCTGAACTGAGAATTGgaaataaaaggtaaaattaCAAAAAGGTAAATTTAGCCTCCAACTACTATACCTAATAAGACTTGTGTCACACTAGCAAATATTGTCAATTCTACCTCTACAACATCTCTTGcatttgttcccttctctctactcaaatAAGTCATCATCCCAATTCAGACCCTGACCACTTCTAACTTGGTTATTTGCAGTAGCCTCCTAGTTGGTCTTGCTGCATAcagtttcttccctttccaatgaatactccacatagctgccaaggtaatttttctttagtagaattttgtcatctccttctcccaTACTCCATAAATGCTGGTAGCTCCCTAGAGCACTAAGGTCAAttataaacttctctgtttggcactgtaaaagtgaaatttgggagatgtcatctttaagtatatatatgtattttctatggacattatcaaactacatttcccatggtccaacgggtttccggttccggttctttgggcgtggggacacctatgtctccacgcagggaagagtttataatctcctgggttaggggggagtagtctcttggccagcagactgaggaagaggtaataatgactggggcagcaattttgaattcttacaagcgcgtggtctaatgactttatctatcagcatggctttaattaaattactaatttattttattatatcagcgcttattattttttatccttatggCACTTAGAACTTTTCATAACCTAACTACAAACTCTTTTCAACTTTATTATTCCCTTCCTTATGGTTTTGCCAACCTGATGTTCTTGCTGTGCTTCACACACAGCACTTCATCACTTGTGTCTATGCCAGGACACAGGCTttcttcatgcctggaattcccatcctagtttcctttaaaactcagctcaaagTGCCACCCTCTACACATAACCTTTCCTAATACTGGCTCCTCACTTCTCAAAATATTACCTTCAATTTACTTTGTAGATCTATATTTTGCATCCAATACACACATTACACAATAATACACAATAcacaataaatatatacatacacacattatcttccctgttagaatgtaacctccttgagggtgatgactgtttcattttgtctctgtATCATAGAGTAGATACTTGAACATAGCAgaaacttaatatttattgactgcctAAAATAAAAGGTGGTAGAGACTTGAACCATTTTGACTTCACATTCAGTGTTTTTCCCACTAAACCAGCATCAGTGTTGTCACTGAATCCTGCTTCTCTCTCAAATCCAATCAGTAGCTAAATCTTTCCAGTCATACCTTTCTTGTATTTCTACCCATCATTTCTCCATTCCCATTACTATCATGCAGAAACTTCTGCTGCCTGATACTTCCAATAACTTCTGCCTCATCTTCTCTTCCTTATAACTAAGCTGCCATCCATAATACTGCTCTCACATAGGCCTATTAGATCATTCTCCTGCTCAGAAGTTTTCATTGTCAACTCCAAACTACTTGAGTTAGCATTCAAGTCTCCATGTTTCTAACCTGCCTTTCTAATTTTACCTCAACCTATACCCCTTTATGTGCCTTATGATTCCCCCAAACCAGTCTATGTAGTATTTGTTCACACACATTCCCTTCTCATAGCACTGGTTCTTACAGGATGTGCCAGAGAATACTAGTGTGCCACAAGTCTTATTAGATATACTAAGAAACTTCTGAGAAATTTCCCTGAGATTCTGACACTCCCTACTTCCCATTCCTGCAGTTGCTACCTGGTCTTCCTAAACTGACTTTGGGGGAAGGTCACAATAGTAGCTCTCTCCTTGTAGGAACAAAGCTACCTTCTTCCTGGTGAGTCCTAGAGAATAAAGATGATGAGgcagagaagaatggaaaagaaaggcagaatGTCCCACCATTcctagtggcaaaaaaaattacGATATGAACACAAAGAGTTTGAGAACCACAGACTCATTCTCTTCCTTGAGTCTGGAATACCTATTTCCCAACTCTCTACTCATCCTTCAACACCCCTCCCAAATGTCACCTCCATATAGTCTTCTTTGACCATCCCTCCTATTAATTAACAAGCAGGAAAAACTGGgatgttttcttttctgaattaaaCTAGTCACAGGAATTTTGAGaggatagaaggaaatggcagattaATATTATGTATGAATTATTAAACATAATGTACCCAGGAAATTAAATCAGGTTAATATtgtaggcattattttaaagtctttGCATGTAACATATTCTCACCATACCTCCAAAAAATACACACAGAAAATAAACTTTCCTGAATACATTCATTACACTTAACCTGGTTTTCTCAGTAATCACATTTTATAAAAAGGTTATTGGAAAAAATTACTGTTTAACTGGCATGACTTCATTTCACTATTAACATAAAGAGATTCATTTTGTACTCTAAACTAATTCTACTTGGAATGTAAATCAACTCTTCCAAAATATGAAGTACCATTCCCAAAGGTGTCTTGAATATGTAAGCATCACTAGTTTTCTAGAATAAACAAAAGTtgagtaataatattttttaaaataacataccTGAAGAAAAACATGACAGTACAGGGATCATACAGTTCATACATTTTATTGAAGTCTGGTACTTCTGTAATATCCACAAGATATATAACTGCAAAATTTTTtacctaaaagaaaaatgaaaaaaaaaaaaaaaagaggaataattctaaaatcttttttactttcttctcaaAAAGGTACGCTTTTAAAGAATTTAGTTACAATATGATTTGGTATTTTGCataaaggcatttatttatttataactctGCCAAGAACCATTTTCCCCATAATAGCttttagagaataaaaaatactgaagacaATCACAAATTTTGACACCTAAATGTTAACATATGCTTCATACTTCCACTATCTAAGATACCTTAGGATATTTTAAGTTTCAAACAATAATCAAAATCTTTTATGAGGAAAAATGCAACAGGCATTTTATTCATTCTGACCTAGTGTAATTACTGTGAAAAAGgtgttttaataaataatttcaatacaTAGAATTAACTTTTCATTAAGAAGCTTTAAAGAAAACACTACTAAATAGAATCAGCTGGTTATTTTGCCTGACACCTTTGTCCCCCTGTCAACCTCAGGAGACAGGAGTCCTGGAAGACTTGGCATTGACCATGAACTTGATGACTTTCTCAGTCTTCTTGTTCTTagacttccattttttttttcaattattcttaTGTAAACACTTGCAATCAATCCTGATAAGCAGTACCCCCAAATAAAGGGAAAAGCTGATTTTCAAAAACATACTATTAAACAAGATCATTAAAAGACTGATAAGAAATGGACTGTAAATTTCTGATAGAACAGGATAAATACACCTATATAactatacatatgtacataaatatatataaatttaaaactatatacaactatgtattttttctttccactctGCTCATTGCTATACAAAGAGTAGGCACACAAATATGCAATCACTATGTCTTAGCCTAGAAAATAAGACACTACTCCTAATAAGGGCAGAGAGCCACCCCAAAAATGTAAAGGCAGCATGGTACAGTATAGtgtcagatttggaatcagaggatacaAGTTTCAATAATAGCTCTGCTACTTGATGCtagtgtgatcttaggcaagtcactaaattcaAAGGGTCTAAAtccctcatctataacatgacaGGTTTGGGTTAGATGGCCCCTGGGAtgcctttcagatctaaatctataatctttatccttctatttttaaaataaatttttattttattttttacatcatcaaaatttctcttatctttctcctcccctctcagagagccatcccatagaatatccttttattttcatGTATGCTATCAACTACTCTATT encodes:
- the TXNL4A gene encoding thioredoxin-like protein 4A isoform X1, which codes for MSYMLPHLHNGWQVDQAILSEEDRVVVIRFGHDWDPTCMKMDEVLYSIAEKVKNFAVIYLVDITEVPDFNKMYELYDPCTVMFFFRNKHIMIDLGTGNNNKINWAMEDKQEMIDIIETVYRGARKGRGLVVSPKDYSTKYRY
- the TXNL4A gene encoding thioredoxin-like protein 4A isoform X2, which codes for MFGYHDSFKVKNFAVIYLVDITEVPDFNKMYELYDPCTVMFFFRNKHIMIDLGTGNNNKINWAMEDKQEMIDIIETVYRGARKGRGLVVSPKDYSTKYRY
- the TXNL4A gene encoding thioredoxin-like protein 4A isoform X3, with amino-acid sequence MYELYDPCTVMFFFRNKHIMIDLGTGNNNKINWAMEDKQEMIDIIETVYRGARKGRGLVVSPKDYSTKYRY